From Arachis stenosperma cultivar V10309 chromosome 2, arast.V10309.gnm1.PFL2, whole genome shotgun sequence, one genomic window encodes:
- the LOC130963403 gene encoding uncharacterized protein LOC130963403: MASEDSFLVLVHYRGSIKRKTRSGVKFTDKDPLCIIVTPTTTYDALVSSVLEKLGLEGVKRVKKFFYRIPTAVLHDTVKFDCFTIGSDEDLQVMFLSRRQFPEVRTPELLAKLVDVVSSSGGSNRNANTIAVVAGSSSRPAVASSSAPVYEPPMQPVASPSFAVDLSGNVGDEVRYGEHIPTEVHCPTPAGVGDGLFDDPDDDDVESDMIADESGDDVGTTVPRRATGRSSSGTQQYPPHFFSLDLDAMRQDENALQPSGFGARDTEGSAGMNKFQVGQQFQDKDEALLSVKTYSIRRGVQYKVVESDYRRYVGKCSEFGNGCTWLIRLSLRQRKGIWEVKRYNGPHTCLASSISSDHRSLDYHIISTFIMPMVRADAAVNIKVLQNATAAHFGFRPTYRRVWMAKQKAVAVIYGDWDESYNELPRWVLGVQLTMPGTVAVLRTCPVRVGGQVDESQVYFHRLFWTFPPCIQAFRHCKPLVSIDGTHLYGKYGGTLLVAIAQDGNSNILPVAFALVEGENAESWSFFLSHLREHVTPQPGLLVISDRHNGIKAALEAPDGGWLPPAAYRAFCIRHVAANFALTFKGKDARRLLVNAAYAKTEVEFDYWFDILRSENPAMCDWTNRIEYSLWTQYCDEDRRFGHMTTNILECVNSILKGVRNLPVCLLVKATYGRLAELFVRKGREAEAQMGTGQQFSQYLVKCIEANLRTVRCFTVTVYDRDNSEYTVAETTPTGSFSLGTYRVSLGSQTCDCGYFQALHFPCPHALACCAYSRLTWQPYVHEVYRLSSVFGVYQMGFTPPIPEGFWPPYAGPTVIPDPSMRRAREGRPRSTRIRTNMDEADPNRPKRCGLCRQPGHTRRSCPQAAGPSGTAGNQ, from the coding sequence ATGGCTAGTGAGGACAGTTTCCTAGTTCTGGTACATTACAGAGGGTCGATAAAGAGAAAAACTCGGTCCGGCGTGAAGTTCACTGATAAGGATCCCCTATGTATTATCGTGACGCCAACAACCACCTACGATGCTCTTGTTAGCTCTGTGCTGGAGAAGCTTGGTCTTGAAGGAGTTAAAAGGGTCAAGAAGTTTTTCTACCGCATTCCAACAGCGGTGCTCCATGACACCGTGAAGTTTGATTGTTTCACAATCGGTAGTGACGAGGACTTGCAGGTTATGTTTCTTTCTCGTAGGCAGTTTCCCGAGGTAAGGACACCAGAGCTGTTGGCAAAGTTGGTTGATGTGGTATCTAGCTCGGGTGGTTCGAACCGGAATGCCAATACTATAGCCGTGGTTGCCGGCTCGAGCTCGAGACCTGCTGTTGCTTCATCCTCTGCTCCTGTGTATGAGCCACCGATGCAGCCTGTTGCGTCCCCTTCGTTTGCCGTTGATCTGAGCGGCAATGTTGGAGACGAGGTTCGGTATGGGGAACATATTCCCACCGAGGTACATTGTCCCACACCGGCTGGTGTTGGTGATGGTTTGTTTGATGATCCAGATGACGATGACGTTGAGTCGGATATGATCGCTGATGAAAGCGGCGATGATGTTGGAACTACTGTTCCGAGAAGGGCTACAGGTAGATCTAGTTCTGGCACACAGCAGTATCCACCCCATTTTTTCTCGTTGGACCTGGATGCCATGCGGCAGGACGAAAACGCTCTGCAACCCTCAGGATTTGGCGCTAGAGATACTGAGGGGTCTGCCGGTATGAACAAGTTCCAGGTTGGCCAACAATTTCAGGATAAAGATGAGGCGCTGTTGAGTGTGAAGACGTACAGTATCCGCCGAGGGGTCCAGTACAAGGTCGTTGAGTCCGACTACCGCAGGTATGTGGGAAAGTGTTCTGAGTTTGGGAATGGGTGCACATGGCTAATTCGGTTGAGTCTCCGACAGCGGAAGGGTATCTGGGAAGTGAAGCGATACAACGGACCGCATACATGTCTTGCCAGCTCCATCTCCAGCGACCATAGGAGTCTGGACTACCATATCATATCCACCTTCATTATGCCGATGGTTAGGGCTGATGCAGCTGTGAACATCAAGGTGCTTCAAAATGCCACGGCCGCACACTTTGGGTTCAGGCCTACGTACAGGAGGGTATGGATGGCGAAGCAGAAGGCCGTTGCCGTCATATATGGGGACTGGGACGAGTCGTACAATGAGCTCCCTAGGTGGGTTTTAGGAGTTCAGCTGACGATGCCTGGCACTGTAGCCGTCCTCAGGACTTGCCCTGTTCGAGTTGGGGGACAGGTTGACGAGTCTCAGGTTTATTTTCATAGGCTGTTCTGGACTTTCCCCCCTTGTATCCAGGCATTCCGTCATTGCAAGCCTTTGGTGAGTATTGATGGCACCCATCTATATGGGAAGTATGGGGGAACACTGCTAGTCGCCATTGCACAGGACGGAAACTCGAACATCCTCCCCGTGGCATTTGCACTCGTTGAGGGTGAGAATGCTGAGTCAtggtctttctttctttcccacCTCCGTGAGCACGTGACACCTCAGCCGGGTCTGTTAGttatttcagataggcataacGGCATCAAAGCAGCCCTCGAGGCTCCGGATGGGGGATGGCTACCCCCTGCTGCGTACCGGGCGTTCTGCATTCGACACGTTGCAGCGAATTTTGCCTTGACGTTCAAGGGAAAAGATGCCCGGAGGCTTCTTGTTAACGCCGCATATGCCAAGACCGAGGTGGAGTTCGACTACTGGTTTGACATTCTGCGGTCTGAGAATCCGGCAATGTGTGACTGGACGAACCGAATCGAGTATTCGTTGTGGACACAGTACTGTGATGAGGATCGGAGATTCGGGCACATGACGACCAATATTTTGGAATGTGTCAACTCAATCCTGAAGGGGGTAAGAAACCTCCCTGTTTGCTTGCTGGTGAAGGCCACATACGGAAGGCTAGCTGAGCTATTTGTCCGTAAGGGTAGGGAGGCCGAGGCTCAGATGGGTACTGGACAACAATTCAGTCAATACCTAGTAAAGTGTATCGAGGCCAACCTGAGGACAGTCAGGTGCTTCACGGTGACTGTTTACGACAGGGATAACTCGGAGTACACCGTTGCTGAGACGACTCCGACAGGTTCATTCTCTCTTGGTACGTACAGGGTCTCGTTAGGGTCTCAGACTTGTGATTGTGGATACTTCCAAGCACTCCATTTTCCCTGTCCGCACGCACTGGCATGCTGTGCTTATTCACGACTTACATGGCAGCCTTACGTCCACGAGGTCTATCGCCTGAGTTCCGTCTTCGGTGTCTATCAGATGGGATTTACCCCTCCCATTCCAGAGGGTTTCTGGCCACCTTACGCCGGGCCTACCGTTATACCGGATCCGAGTATGAGGCGTGCGAGGGAGGGTCGTCCTAGATCCACAAGAATTCGCACCAACATGGATGAAGCAGATCCGAACCGGCCAAAGAGATGTGGCCTCTGCAGGCAGCCAGGTCACACCAGGCGTAGTTGTCCACAAGCCGCAGGCCCCAGCGGGACTGCTGGAAATCAGTAG